ttatatgaatgcAAAATCAGGTAAAATTGatacctttttccgtcttgaactgccggggattccattcccaggagGTCTAAAGAAGtctgaaaaaacaaataaataaatagataaataaatcaaaaagttgCTCAGAGTCGTTATGCCTAAGTGCAGGCCAATttggaagctcgttcacaagCCATATTTCTAGGTGTTCGCGCTTGCTTAAAGACAACTTGCCGgcagaaagagaaaaaaaaccacatgTTCAAAAATTAGTTCTTATTACTGATTACTTTTTCTCATCTACACTTACGAAGTGGTTGCGAATTAGTGGCAAATGGAATTTTAAATGATCTTGTGTCTAAAACgatgaggaggaaaaaaacatgatttttagTGAATCACACGAAAATCCGAGGTCTAATTCAACCAAATCGAAATTCAAGATACTGTGTTTCTCTCCTTTCAATAGACAGTGCCTGTGCCGGagattgatgttttttttttgaccacaTATTGCGCCTAGAATATCtggctagtcagagaaataACGCCTTCGAAGTTTTGTGTCAGTTAGGGTCAATATATTCTGCAAGAATGAAATCGGGGGGAAGGGAGCCTTGGTTCGAGGTGGCTGACAATAGCATACTTTGATAAGGTGGCACGTTCTCACGGGGAGATTCACACGCGTTCTGGTAGTTATTAAGCAAAAACTAACCAACCAGAAACGGGTTGGTTGGCTCTCATGTGAAGCGGCTGTTGTGTTATTTCTGCATAAAAGTGATGGCGCGCCAGTGTGCTCTTTGAATAACAAATGGACAGGTAGGCGGATCAATCCGAGTAATCCCCATTCTCTCCCTTTAGGATTCGTTCCAGTTTGTAGTCGGGTTGAATGGTGCAGTCCAGGTAGTGGTTGTTCCACGCCATCACACTGTCGGTTTGAAAAGTGCACTTGCTACACTTGAACTTCTTATCATGCCGGTGGTCGATGCTCATGTGTTGAATGAGTGCCTGGTTGTCCTTCTGAACCTTGCCACAAGTGCGGCACACAAAGTTGGCCACGGTCTGACGGGTGATATGGAGGTTGGGGGGCTTCTTGAGAACGTTGCTCGTGTCCTCTTCCGAGTCGGCGCTAGGCTCTTGAGGTGGCGCAACTGAGGATGACTGCGACGCGCGCGCCAACACTGTTGGCAGAACTTTGGTGATGCCCCCCATGGTGGTGCGGAGTTGGGCCAAGGGTGCGTTGCCCACCCCAGGGGGCGGAGGGGCTGGAGGATGGGGCTTGAGAGTGTATGGCGTTTTACGCCGCTTGCGCTTATTCCGCTCTGACGGCGTCTCCAAGCGCCCACTCTTGACCGAAGACACGAGGTCAATGAAGGGCAACTTGTACGTGGGTCGGTTGTTGACGGTGGTGACTTCCATGATCTTGCGGGGAAAGTTGAGGGGTGACAGGGACCGTGTAACAGGCATGTTGATGGGCGGTGTGGGCACAGCCACCGTCACAGGTTGCTGCTGCGAGGGCAGGGGTGCGGTGGGAAAGGAGGGCAGGACTGGCATGGGCTCGGAGATGATCACGTTGGGCTGATGGCACTGCGGGATGTGATTGAAAATCCCACCCGTGGAGGCAAAGCCGCACAACTTGCACTGCCGATAGGTGCGCTTGTCCTGGCCTTGACCATAAACAATGGTGGTGACCGAGAAGCACACCTGGACGCAATAAGAGCACTTGCCCTCGCCGTGCTCGACCCCATCCAGGATGACGGGTACGATGCGATCCACGGGCACTTGGGCTGAATGAGCCGAGATTAAATGCACAATCATATCACCCTGCCAATGGCAAAAGTAGGGGCAATCCGTGACCACACACGTGAAGATCTTGTCCCCTGGGCGGAGCTTGGTATAGTCCGCCCGCCCACCCGCCTCGGTATGGGGCAGGGGTGGACTGGGCGGGAGCTGGGGTAAAGGGACGTTAGGCAATTGGGGCGGGTTTTGGGACAGGACCAAGGAGCTCAGAGGTGAGGCTCGAGACACTTTGGGGGTAGGTGTGGAGTGAGTGGAAGCGGGCGGGCCGGATGTCATGATGTGGTTGCCCAAGAGGTGCTCACTGCTTAAGGTGTAGCCATCGACGCTGATGGGCCCACTGGGATCTGAGCTCAGCACCTGATCCGTGTTGACAATGATGACCGTGTCACCATTGTCGTCCATGGTGACATAAGAGATATCACTAAAATTGATCTCACGCGTGTCGTCTGACAGCCCGCCCACCTCCGCTGAAGGCAAGCCATCATGGTCCTGGATATGCCCCACCAAGCCGTGATGGTCATCCGACACAATATTGATCACATTCTCGGGCAGGGTTTCATCCACCATGAGTTCACCATGGGTGTGCAAATGACCGCCCGCACCCTCAGGATGGCCCAAAGTCACGCCCCCGTGCTGGTGGTGAttgtggtgatgatggtgatgatctTCGTGAGggtcatgatgatgatgatgtggatggtggtggtggtggtggtggtggtgatgatgatccaTGTCCTCCTTGATGGAACTCAACTCGAGTGTAATTTCTGGCGAGTGTCCACGGTCCTTGCCGCCCACATGACCCAAGGTGATGGTCTCCTCCTGGATCACATCCGAATGATGAGGGTCCAGTTTCAGGATACCCACCATAGGGTCGCCCCTCAATTCCATTTGCGGCATCTCCATATGGAACTCCTCATGCTCCCCTGAGCCCAAGCCCAAGTTCTCATCCAGGCCGGCTTCTTCCACGCTGACCGGCGTGCTTTGCGTCAGCAACGACGCCCGGCTACCAATGGGTCAATGGGTCAATCGGCGCTGATGAATGGATAGACGGACGGACGGGCGGGCCGGGGGCAGGGAATCGGGCCCCAGAGGCTGATGCCTGAGGGTCGGGTGTGGGTGCGCGTTTCAAGGCCTGAGAAGCCGATGTTGGCCACGGGCAAAGCCACTCCGCTTCAAGTCCAAAATGGCCGAAGAGGCAGCTAAATCCACGCAGCGTTCACACGGTGAGTTCAGCGACGCTGGAGCGTCACAGTGCCCTGAGCGCACCCTTCGCTGGCTTGACATAGAACACTGCGGAGAATCTCACACTAGCTGCGTCCTTTTCGGCAATCACACCCGTCAGGCTGGCCATTGTGGAAGAGTGCTCAGGGTCAGATCTTGAATAGCAGATGTCTCGGAGCCATGGTCGGGGATATAGGTGAGCCAAAGATTTGTGTAGCTACCCCCCACCtcccaagatcttgtgatGGACTTGTATCAACGTTGAATAGGCCAACCGTGGTTAATAAGTGTCAAAATTAGCAGGCGATCCAAGGGATTGCGGAGAAATGTACCTGGGACAAGGTGCGATGACGAACACGGGacatttttcctcctttctttcaatctttttcagAAAGTATCTTTGGCCTGTCTACAGTTGCCATAGCAGATTTAGCTGGATTTTGTCTGAGTCGTTTCATCggatcattttcaaggtcgaaaAAACGGCATCGCTGAATATTCGTCTGACAGCCTTTCTCCAAGTCTCGACAACAGCTGACAATAACAGTCAGGGCCACGAAAGAAGGCGTTGGTGAAGGCCAAATGTGTATTTTAACCATTAGCAAGATCCTCCGTAGGCAATGGAATTATAGGTTTGAATATCTTTAACGACGATGCTTTATTTGAAAGCACATGAAAATGATGAGGGATCTCCTCTATGATCGGTGTTCAACTTTATCAAAACTTACTTGGCCCTATCAACTCCATCCAGCTGTCACAGTTAAACTAACTGTCAATTgcatttattctttttggaCATAGATTTGCATCGGTTTTAAGTTCTCCAGTCAATTTCCGACTCTACTAGATAGAGCTCGAGCACTTTTACCCTCGGCATATCATTCACATTTCCAATGCATGAACCCTTTGGCTTTGGTGAACGGCTGCGCTGCAACGACGCCATTAACGACGAAAGCTGCGCCCAAAATTTCGTTCAGGGTGATGAATTCGTGATTATCACCTCACCTGCCTGAAGGGAACGTGACAAACTCTTATGCAAAATACACACTAAAATCCTTCATTGTCTTCAAATTTAACTTCATTTTCGTTATCATTATCTCTTAGTGGAACTGACTACACAGAAAATTGAATATTGTTCTACTTATCGTCTTTGACTTGCAAAGGATAACCATAGACTTTTAGACACAgaatgtcggacgaccgaccactcggttgcCTAAATAGAACTTTttatcaattcccaggagaccatccatattactgttttaccagcccagtggtcggtcgtccgatATCCTATGTCTATAACCCATCTTTAGTCACCTTCATATCCATTATGTGATAGTCCTCTGCCGTGTCTGCCAATTGTTTGATCAGCCTGGAAAGACGCCTCCATGACCGCAGTGACCATGGTCTCCAAATCAGCCGCCACGCCGCCTTTTCCCTCTGCCTGCGAGACGAGCATATGGACGATGGGGAGATGGAAAAGAGAAGGGACACTTTCCTTCAGTGATGCCATTGGCCTCGTCTGTTTGGAGTTTGTTCATGAGTTATGAGTAGTCATTGAAACTCCGATGATTTGATTGATGACAGTGGTTTCGAGTATTATGAATGGAGGTCAAAAGACAGTTTTTTTAGGTTAAGGCTGTTATTGGCAAAATAACTTTATCGCAAATGTTTACCATCAATCAACTTTAACGGAGAACTGAAGGGGCAATGAAAGGAACTTTGACATGTTTAGGAGAAATTCATTCCGGAAAACtacattccatttttttctgtttttacACACCATTTTACCGCACAAAAAGTaattgagggaaaaaaattggggacacatttttttccactttttcatgCTTCAGTAAAAGATCAACTACTTTTCGCGAACAAGGTTTCCAGGTAATGTATGGGTCGTGCACTAAAGCAGTTTAGTTCTGAAACCCAAAGAGATGTAGTCAAGAAAGGCTGCTCATAAAGCAGCATAATCAAATCGTTCAGTAAAGAGACAATAAACGAAAAGCAAGTACTgagataaaaataaaaagataaagtgttccacaaaaaaaactttgatttttttgcaatgaaagtATATCTATAAATCTCAACAAATGAAGTCAAATTTTCAGTCAAAATGGTGAAACTATAGAGATACATAGAAATATTGCAGAAAGCAtgaatgactttgaaaaagtggaaaaatgcaTTGGAGTGTTTTGAATTGCCCTATGTAGCAGGTAAATCATCCATAGTAATCCTCACCCTTTCAATCTCCCAATGTCTGGTTCAATTTAACCCATTTTTTCTTACCTCAATTGTTATGTTCATAAAACAAGAGAACACTAAGCCCTGAATGAAGTACATGGGTGgcaatactactactacgactaATAGATCATCTCACTGTTTAACTTTAAGCCTGCTAGAAGCAATCTCTCTGTCAATCATATGTGGCCCTGGCTAATTTATTCAATCTATTCATCAAGTTGCTACAACTTACCAAGGCTAATAgatgcaaatttgaatagCTTTGGGTCCCTTTTGTGACTACAGTACTGAAACATGAGAGTCCAAAACTCCATTAGATAAGAAGTTTTAGTACCGTTCCAGCCTTTTTAATGAATTTGAAGCCAGGCGATTAGACAATTCAGTGATAAATTCAGACCCATATCAAATAATTATGAGGGTTCAAATATTCAACTATCCATTTGATAGCCAAATCATAATCATTTCTACCCCATGCTGGGTCAGTTTAGGCCCTGATTAGCGCGCGCTATCTAGTGACCTTATTTAAGAGTAGGATGAACCACCAccccacagacttctagagatatggactgccCTCGGAAGCCAAAATATCCTTTCTCCCAAACCgctcattattattattccaaATAATAAGCACTTGATGCAACCACAAGATTTGGTTGAACAGATGAACTCAGCccagtttgagcccaaacctatgctgagggaactcaagagacatgttcaaagttatgtagtcaACACGAcataaaatttgcattttcggcctgctctggatca
This Tigriopus californicus strain San Diego chromosome 12, Tcal_SD_v2.1, whole genome shotgun sequence DNA region includes the following protein-coding sequences:
- the LOC131891797 gene encoding uncharacterized protein LOC131891797 (The sequence of the model RefSeq protein was modified relative to this genomic sequence to represent the inferred CDS: added 462 bases not found in genome assembly) translates to MSAKAKRVHPAGGRMPGLAAAPTARLGVNRAPRRAPAKPRALKGGLAKAEYEVLSSADSSPLLTQSTPVSVEEAGLDENLGLGSGEHEEFHMEMPQMELRGDPMVGILKLDPHHSDVIQEETITLGHVGVKDRGHSPEITLELSSIKEDMDHHHHHHHPHHHHHDPHEDHHHHHHNHHQHGGVTLGHPEGAGGHLHTHGELMVDETLPENVINIVSDDHHGLVGHIQDHDGLPSAEVGGLSDDTREINFSDISYVTMDDNGDTVIIVNTDQVLSSDPSGPISVDGYTLSSEHLLGNHIMTSGPPASTHSTPTPKVSRASPLSSLVLSQNPPQLPNVPLPQLPPSPPLPHTEAGGRADYTKLRPGDKIFTCVVTDCPYFCHWQGDMIVHLISAHSAQVPVDRIVPVILDGVEHGEGKCSYCVQVCFSVTTIVYGQGQDKRTYRQCKLCGFASTGGIFNHIPQCHQPNVIISEPMPVLPSFPTAPLPSQQQPVTVAVPTPPINMPVTRSLSPLNFPRKIMEVTTVNNRPTYKLPFIDLVSSVKSGRLETPSERNKRKRRKTPYTLKPHPPAPPPPGVGNAPLAQLRTTMGGITKVLPTVLARASQSSSVAPPQEPSADSEEDTSNVLKKPPNLHITRQTVANFVCRTCGKVQKDNQALIQHMSIDHRHDKKFKCSKCTFQTDSVMAWNNHYLDCTIQPDYKLERILKGENGDYSD